Genomic window (Helianthus annuus cultivar XRQ/B chromosome 3, HanXRQr2.0-SUNRISE, whole genome shotgun sequence):
TTtaattagtgtgtgtgtgtgtacatATACACATAAATACATAGATATTTATAATATTAGGGGAGGGATCATGAGAAAACTCATTTTAATGAAAAAACTAAAAAACTTCAGCAAAAACACACTACGGACCGCAAGGAAAAGTGCTTGGGGTCCGCAAGGAAAAAAGCGGTGTATTATACATGTGTAATACATGatatattacacatgtgtaatagtaTGTTTTTTTTCCAAATTTCTTATTTTCCGTATAGTGCATATATGTAGCATATTTTggaaaaaaacacaaaaagaaatgTACTATTACATATTTGTAATATATCATGGATTACACGTGTAATATAAAAAATGCCCTTGCGGACCGCAAGCGCTTTTCCTTGCTAGTTcctataatattatatatacatTTACATAGACATACATATATaattatacacacacacatgaaTATTGTGGTTATAAACACAAATTATATCTCTATACAGGAAGATCTTTCTCAGGCGCAGTCGTCTGCGTCTAATCACTCTTACCCTTTCATTGAAGAACGAAATGCGGAAGCAGGTTCACCATCAATGGACCGTATAGGGGGCAATATGGTAGTTAATTCACCCTTGAACACAAGCTTAAATACTCGCCCACAAGAGCATGGTTCCATCGATGGTGTCGCTGATGCTGATGTTTCGGCTATAAGAAATGGAATGATTTCGCTGGATATTTCCAATTTTCTAAAATTAGAAAATGAAAATGTCCATGTGGGCCCCCACCCTCAAACCGTACCATTGACACAACCTTACTTCGGCACAAATCAATTTCCTCAAAATCCAACCCATTTTTCACCTGAGGTACAACCGATATTCCAGCCACATTATGCAACTCATCCAGGGTATACGAGTCCCGAGACACCGCTTTACCCGAATATGTTGCCAACTGGATATTTCCCTCAACCGTACGCGATAGGGGGATATGCTTTCAACCCGCCACCCGTTTCACCTTATGCAACTGGATATCTTCCTAACAACCTGTTTCCGGTGCCTTTTGGCATCATGGTTCCAAGCTTTAATGGTcaaggtcaaagtcaaagtcaaagtcaaacttCAGGAGCCAATGTGCAACAAGCTAACAACTTCTATGGGCATTTTGCGTTACCCTTATTGTCGCAAGATCATATATTACAATCTTTGGGGCTCGTGAGCCATGTTAACTTGAGTTCAAGAAGTGTAGGTACCACAAATCCTTATTATCTCGGGAGCCCGACATATATGGATTTCGCGCAATTTCCGAATCCGCCCTCCGCTAGTCCGTTATTGCCGGAATCTCCTATAAGTGGGGTCAGTTACCATGGTAGGAGAAATGAAAGTGTGTACGGTGGATGGAAAGGGCATACTGACCCGAAAACGAATTCACTTCTTGAACAGTTGAAAACGAGTAAAGGTCGAAGGTTGGAGCTATCGGAAATTTATGGACACATTGTTGAATTTAGGCAAGTTCCAAACTGTTTGATCCTTTTTAAGTTGTCGTCTTCTTCTTTTTGATGAAATTATTCGTTTTTATAATAATTGATGCAGTGTTGACCAATATGGTAGCCGATTCGTCCAACAGAAGCTCGAAGTTTGTAGTAATGAGGAGCGGGAAGCTATATTTAAAGAAGTTTTTCCTCATGCTTCAAAGCTGATAACCGATGTTTTCGGAAACTATGTGATTCAGAAGGTGTAGTTAATTTCTTGAATCTTCTATTATGTGCTAGTCAGGgatgtaaacgaaccgaacgttcaacgaacagttcatgaaccgttcggcgggaagttcatttgcgttcgttcgtttaataaatgaacggaCATGGACATGGACATGAAATTTTGTTctattagttaaatgaacaatcATGAACAGAGGTCCCGTTTGTTCagttgtgttcgtgaacgttagTTCATGTGCGTTTATGAAAGTCTTTCGTTCAGAAACAATAATACTTGGTACTTTTTAGATTCTTGAGTACGGAAATGCGCAACAGAAGAGGGAGTTTTGGAAACAACTTGAAGGTCACATATTGCCTTTAAGTCTGCAGATGTACGGTTGCCGTGTGATACAAAAGGTATATTATTAGTATCAATATTTGTATTAATATAGTTTTTCCATTTTTATTCCATTTGTTGACACCTGCGCAAAGAGGTGGCCCAATTGCTTATAAATGACAATGAGTCGGTTTGGGTTCTCTGTTTGGTCAAAATAGTCAAATCGGCAAGGCTTGAAAGTCAGCGAGAATCTATTTTTATTGATTACAACCTCCTGAACTgttttagagtaaagtacacggatggtccctgtggttgaccaaaattttggatttggtccctagattttcaaaagtacatagatggttcttgtggtttgcactttgtaacgaacgcatttagtccccaacttttgccaaaagtacacggatggtccctatggtttgctaAGGACTAAATccgttacaaagtgca
Coding sequences:
- the LOC110929068 gene encoding pumilio homolog 5, giving the protein MATESPIPIIEASGKWGSANMGIEDLESVLTSQRFQRRKGTLPPIRSGSAPPSFEGSYAAFQNLLFRQNPNNTGISESEEQLQAGPSYLEYFGENRYLFRNVRGTGSNKRLASFDVPSSSSIWSDHSFLSAHSEESSVNESPRLEDLSQAQSSASNHSYPFIEERNAEAGSPSMDRIGGNMVVNSPLNTSLNTRPQEHGSIDGVADADVSAIRNGMISLDISNFLKLENENVHVGPHPQTVPLTQPYFGTNQFPQNPTHFSPEVQPIFQPHYATHPGYTSPETPLYPNMLPTGYFPQPYAIGGYAFNPPPVSPYATGYLPNNLFPVPFGIMVPSFNGQGQSQSQSQTSGANVQQANNFYGHFALPLLSQDHILQSLGLVSHVNLSSRSVGTTNPYYLGSPTYMDFAQFPNPPSASPLLPESPISGVSYHGRRNESVYGGWKGHTDPKTNSLLEQLKTSKGRRLELSEIYGHIVEFSVDQYGSRFVQQKLEVCSNEEREAIFKEVFPHASKLITDVFGNYVIQKILEYGNAQQKREFWKQLEGHILPLSLQMYGCRVIQKALEAFELEQKIKIVRELEGNIFECVRDQNGNHVIQKCIECLPTENTKTMILSFRGQVELLAKHPYGCRVIQRVLEHSTDEVQSRFIVDEILENVYVLAQDQYGNYVTQYVLEAEKPEVRSQIVDKLLGHIVRLSQHKYASNVVEKCLEYGDEAIRKILIEEIIECADGNDNLLVLVKDQYANYVVQKVLQICSDHQRKVLLSRMKGHLNLLKTYTYGKHIVARFEQLYGEEIAALGSNMSDGKSV